The proteins below come from a single Acinonyx jubatus isolate Ajub_Pintada_27869175 chromosome A1, VMU_Ajub_asm_v1.0, whole genome shotgun sequence genomic window:
- the LOC106974990 gene encoding olfactory receptor 2T29-like: MENNTWVNNHTGRSDFDLVGLFSQSKHPALFCVVILVDFLMALSGNIILILLIYFDAHLHNPMYFFITQLSLMDVMYISVTVPKMLMDQVMGVNKISAPECGMQMFLYLTLGGSEFFLLAAMAYDRYVAICHPLRYPILMNNRVCLLLVSSSWFLGSVDGFMITPITMTFPFCRSREIYHFFCEVPAVMKLSCLDTSLYETFMYLCCVISLLFPVTVISSSYSFILFTIHRMKSAEGRKKAFATCSSHMTVVVLFYGAAVYTYMLPNTYHTPEKDMIVSFFYTILTPVLNPLIYSLRNKDVTRALKKMLNVKSVSQESIK; this comes from the coding sequence ATGGAGAACAACACTTGGGTGAACAACCATACTGGACGATCAGATTTTGACCTAGTGGGACTCTTCAGTCAATCCAAGCACCCAGCTCTCTTTTGTGTGGTCATTTTAGTGGATTTCCTGATGGCTTTGTCTGGAAACATCATCCTGATCCTTCTGATATACTTTGATGCTCACCTTCATAatcccatgtacttttttatcACCCAGTTGTCTCTCATGGATGTGATGTACATTTCTGTCACTGTGCCCAAGATGCTCATGGACCAGGTCATGGGTGTGAATAAGATCTCAGCCCCCGAATGTGGGATGCAGATGTTTCTCTATTTGACACTAGGAGGTTCAGAATTTTTCCTTCTAGCAGCTATGGCCTATGACCGATATGTGGCTATCTGCCATCCACTCCGTTATCCTATCCTCATGAACAATAGGGTGTGTCTCCTCCTGGTGTCTTCTTCCTGGTTTCTGGGATCTGTGGATGGATTTATGATAACCCCCATCACCATGACCTTCCCCTTCTGCAGATCTCGGGAGATCTatcatttcttctgtgaagttCCTGCTGTAATGAAACTTTCCTGCTTAGACACTTCCCTCTATGAGACATTCATGTACCTCTGTTGTGTCATCTCACTCCTCTTCCCTGTGACAGTCATTTCAAGCTCCTATTCTTTCATCCTCTTCACCATCCACAGGATGAAGTCAGCAGAGGGGCGGAAGAAGGCCTTTGCCACTTGTTCTTCCCACATGACCGTGGTCGTCCTCTTCTATGGGGCTGCTGTCTACACCTACATGCTCCCCAACACCTACCACACCCCTGAGAAGGACATGATTGTATCTTTCTTTTACACCATACTCACTCCTGTTCTAAACCCTTTAATTTATAGTCTTAGGAATAAGGATGTTACAAGGgctctaaaaaaaatgttgaatgttAAGTCTGTCTCTCAGGAAAgtataaaatag